A DNA window from Canis lupus dingo isolate Sandy chromosome 2, ASM325472v2, whole genome shotgun sequence contains the following coding sequences:
- the LOC112658912 gene encoding malignant T-cell-amplified sequence 1-like: MFKKFDEKENVSNCIQLKTSVIKGIKNQLIEQFPGIEPWLNQILPKKDPVKIVRCHEHIEILTVNGELLFFRQREGPFYPTLRLLHKYPFILPHQQVDKGAIKFVLSGANIMCPGLTSPGAQLYPAAVDTVVAIMAEGKQHALCVGVMRMSAEDIEKVNKGIGIENIHYLNDGLWHMKTYK, translated from the coding sequence ATGTTCAAGAAATTCGACGAGAAGGAAAACGTGTCCAACTGCATCCAGCTGAAGACGTCCGTCATCAAGGGCATTAAGAACCAGCTGATAGAGCAGTTCCCGGGCATCGAGCCGTGGCTCAACCAGATCCTGCCCAAGAAGGACCCGGTGAAGATCGTGCGCTGCCACGAGCACATAGAGATCCTCACGGTGAACGGCGAGCTCCTGTtcttcaggcagagggaggggccctTCTACCCGACGCTGCGGCTGCTGCACAAGTACCCGTTCATCCTGCCGCACCAGCAGGTGGACAAGGGCGCCATCAAGTTCGTGCTCAGCGGGGCCAACATCATGTGCCCCGGCCTGACCTCGCCCGGCGCGCAGCTCTACCCCGCCGCCGTCGACACGGTCGTGGCCATCATGGCGGAGGGCAAGCAGCACGCGCTGTGCGTCGGGGTCATGCGCATGTCGGCGGAGGACATCGAGAAGGTCAACAAGGGCATCGGCATCGAGAACATCCACTACCTCAACGACGGGCTGTGGCACATGAAGACGTACAAGTGA